A single region of the Gossypium arboreum isolate Shixiya-1 chromosome 12, ASM2569848v2, whole genome shotgun sequence genome encodes:
- the LOC108476686 gene encoding vacuolar-sorting receptor 6-like, giving the protein MTWICMGSCLHKLLSLFLASILALTGVSARFVVEKNNIRVLSPFSLRGKHDGSIGNFGIPDYGGFIIGSVLYPEKGANGCESFNGQPFKSKSPRPSVVLLDRGECYFALKVWQAQQAGAAAVLVADSVDEPLITMDSPEESRDTNEFVEKIGIPSALIEKSFGDSLKEALKKGEDVVVKLDWRESMPHPDQRVEYELWTNSNDECGVRCDEQMNFVKNFKGHAQILEKGGYTLFTPHYITWYCPQAFIFSSQCKSQCINHGRYCAPDPEQDFGEGYQGKDVVFENLRQLCVHRVANESSRPWIWWDYVTDFHIRCSMKENRYSKQCAEDVMKSLDLPIEKIKKCMGDPEADVENEVLKKEQELQVGRGSRSDVTILPTLVINDVQYRGKLERSAVLKAICAGFKETTEPSVCLSADIETNECLERNGGCWQDKHANITACKDTFRGRVCECPIVKGVQYRGDGYISCEAFGPARCTINNGGCWSDTKDGLTFSACSEKQLKGCHCPQGFRGDGHKCEDINECKERSACRCDGCSCKNTWGSYECKCKGNLLYIKEQDACIERNGSRFGWFLTLLVLAAVVAAGLAGYIFYKYRLRSYMDSEIMAIMSQYMPLDNQHNNEVASEAQPLRQSSTA; this is encoded by the exons ATGACATGGATATGCATGGGTTCATGTCTCCACAaacttctctctctttttttagcATCTATCCTTGCATTAACTGGAGTCTCTGCAAGGTTTGTGGTTGAGAAGAATAACATCCGAGTGCTATCTCCATTTAGTCTGAGAGGAAAGCATGATGGTTCCATAGGGAACTTTGGAATACCAGACTATGGTGGGTTCATTATAGGCTCCGTGCTTTATCCAGAGAAAGGGGCTAATGGTTGTGAATCCTTTAATGGTCAACCCTTCAAGTCCAAGTCTCCTCGCCCCTCTGTCGTCCTTCTTGATCGTGGAG AATGCTACTTCGCCTTGAAGGTATGGCAAGCGCAACAGGCTGGAGCTGCAGCAGTGTTGGTGGCTGATAGTGTAGATGAACCTCTAATAACTATGGATTCTCCTGAGGAAAGCAGGGATACAAATGAGTTTGTGGAGAAGATAGGAATCCCGTCGGCTTTGATAGAAAAGTCTTTTGGTGACAGCCTGAAGGAGGCCCTGAAGAAGGGTGAAGATGTAGTGGTAAAATTAGACTGGAGGGAGTCGATGCCCCATCCAGACCAGAGAGTTGAATATGAACTGTGGACCAATAGCAATGACGAGTGTGGAGTTCGTTGTGATGAGCAGATGAATTTTGTAAAGAATTTCAAAGGCCATGCCCAGATACTTGAAAAGGGGGGTTACACCTTGTTCACACCACATTACATAACTTGGTATTGTCCTCAAGCTTTTATATTCAGCAGTCAGTGCAAGTCTCAGTGCATAAACCATGGAAGATATTGTGCCCCTGATCCAGAACAAGATTTTGGAGAGGGATATCAAGGAAAGGATGTGGTGTTTGAGAACTTGAGACAGCTCTGTGTGCACAGAGTTGCCAATGAAAGCAGCAGACCTTGGATTTGGTGGGACTACGTCACGGATTTCCATATCAGGTGTTCAATGAAGGAGAACAGATATAGCAAACAATGTGCTGAGGATGTCATGAAGTCTCTCG ATTTGCCTATTGAGAAAATCAAAAAGTGCATGGGTGATCCTGAAGCTGATGTCGAGAACGAAGTCTTGAAAAAGGAGCAAGAACTTCAG GTTGGCCGAGGTTCTCGTAGCGACGTTACCATTTTACCGACATTGGTTATCAATGATGTTCAATATCGAG GAAAACTGGAAAGAAGTGCTGTGCTTAAGGCCATTTGTGCTGGATTTAAGGAGACAACAGAACCTTCAGTTTGTTTAAGTGCAG ATATTGAAACTAATGAGTGCCTTGAAAGAAATGGTGGTTGTTGGCAGGATAAACATGCCAACATAACAGCATGCAAG GACACATTCAGGGGAAGAGTATGTGAATGCCCCATTGTGAAGGGCGTGCAGTATAGAGGAGATGGTTACATATCTTGTGAAG CCTTCGGGCCTGCGAGATGTACGATTAACAACGGAGGTTGCTGGTCTGACACAAAAGATGGATTAACTTTCTCGGCTTGCTCA GAAAAGCAATTAAAAGGTTGTCACTGTCCACAAGGCTTCCGAGGGGATGGTCATAAATGTGAAG ATATCAATGAATGCAAAGAACGAAGTGCCTGCCGGTGCGACGGTTGCTCCTGTAAAAACACTTGGGGTTCATATGAGTGCAAGTGTAAGGGGAATCTTCTGTATATAAAAGAGCAAGATGCTTGCATTG AGAGAAACGGATCGCGCTTTGGGTGGTTCCTCACCCTCTTGGTACTGGCAGCTGTGGTTGCTGCTGGCTTAGCTGGGTATATATTCTACAAATACAGGCTCAGG TCTTACATGGACTCGGAGATCATGGCTATCATGTCGCAGTACATGCCGCTAGACAATCAGCATAACAATGAAGTTGCTAGTGAGGCACAGCCTTTGCGACAAAGCTCAACAGCATAA